The following are from one region of the Actinomyces sp. oral taxon 897 genome:
- a CDS encoding Rne/Rng family ribonuclease, translating into MAPTGQTTTPEEPQETAEQPTARAPRRRRKATAAATAPEPAPQAPAQDLTQGPAGSAQDPGAPQDPGAAQDADPAPAPEPTASPAGGQTAATREDRAEDYSPREAPGRQPRRRRKATAAATAPEPAPQAPDQDLTQGPAGPAQDPGAPQAPDQAGAQVSDQVGAQDVDQDLTQDVDDQDDQDEAPDQDEGTGPRAADRGPEPGPDQEPEAPGSPTDPDQEPEAVLHLPAASLLFQVPDPSRARRRRKATAAATAPAPRAAQDPPQEDAQADQDADGGDASGDASGEGTAKGAGSRGRTRRRRKATAAATAPAPQVGEAPDQAGPAPEEGTASEEADAPEEGAARRRRRRGGRGRRSRGQGAEAPEQTGQGEPDGEEDAQAVETPEAEPTSSTRRRRRRSRSRSDAREARRDVRDEVTALKGSTRLEAKRQRRREGRAAGRHRPIVTEAEFLARRESVDRQMIVREVDGLNQIAVLEDGLLVEHYVARRTQSSMVGNVYVGRVQNVLPSMEAAFVDLGKGRNAVLYAGEVNWDAAGMEGRPRRIEDALSSGDPVLVQVTKDPIGHKGARLTSQVTLAGRYLVLVPGGTMTGISRKLPDTERARLKKILKKVVPDDAGVIVRTAAEGASEEQLGADVERLLKQWRTIDKRSQSIFRGSAKAPALLKGEPELALRVVRDVFNEDFRKLIVSGPEAWRTISEYVSDLSPDLVERLEHWVDPEDVFTAHRIDEQLAKGFDRKVWLPSGGTLVIDRTEAMTVIDVNTGRFTGAGGTLEETVTRNNLEAAEEIVRQLRLRDIGGMVVIDFVDMVLESNRDLVLRRLVECLGRDRTRHQVTEVTSLGLVQMTRKRVGQGLVEAFSTPCECCGGRGFIVHDAPVENQQVDMSASASRSAERRGRRSRSEGPRKTKGAAKAARKAAKEEAPRKDAEDAGDTPGQAEAASAPEHDEARAAVRGALAQIAAAAEHAHEAKEDPDA; encoded by the coding sequence ATGGCACCCACTGGACAGACGACCACGCCCGAGGAGCCCCAGGAGACGGCCGAACAGCCCACTGCCCGTGCCCCAAGGCGTCGGCGCAAGGCCACCGCGGCCGCCACCGCTCCCGAGCCCGCCCCCCAGGCCCCCGCCCAGGACCTGACCCAGGGCCCCGCTGGCTCCGCCCAGGACCCGGGTGCCCCCCAGGACCCGGGTGCCGCCCAGGACGCCGACCCGGCACCAGCCCCTGAGCCGACCGCCTCCCCGGCCGGGGGGCAGACGGCCGCCACCCGGGAGGACCGGGCCGAGGACTACTCGCCCCGGGAGGCACCGGGCCGCCAGCCCCGCCGTCGGCGCAAGGCCACCGCGGCCGCCACCGCCCCCGAGCCCGCCCCCCAGGCCCCCGACCAGGACCTGACCCAGGGCCCCGCCGGCCCCGCCCAGGACCCGGGTGCCCCCCAGGCCCCCGACCAGGCCGGTGCCCAGGTCAGCGACCAGGTCGGTGCCCAGGATGTGGACCAGGACCTCACCCAGGACGTGGACGACCAGGACGACCAGGACGAGGCCCCTGACCAGGACGAGGGAACCGGTCCCCGGGCAGCGGACCGGGGCCCCGAGCCCGGCCCCGACCAGGAGCCCGAGGCGCCTGGTTCCCCCACGGATCCGGACCAGGAGCCCGAGGCCGTCCTGCACCTGCCAGCGGCCTCCCTGCTCTTCCAGGTCCCCGACCCCTCCCGGGCCCGTCGTCGGCGCAAGGCCACCGCGGCCGCCACCGCGCCAGCCCCCCGGGCCGCGCAGGACCCTCCCCAGGAGGACGCCCAGGCTGACCAGGACGCTGACGGCGGGGACGCCAGCGGGGACGCCAGCGGCGAGGGCACCGCCAAGGGCGCAGGGTCCCGTGGCCGCACGCGCCGCCGTCGTAAGGCCACCGCGGCCGCCACCGCGCCGGCCCCCCAGGTCGGTGAGGCCCCCGACCAGGCCGGCCCCGCCCCGGAGGAGGGGACCGCCTCGGAGGAGGCCGACGCCCCGGAGGAGGGGGCCGCCCGGCGCAGGCGCCGCCGCGGCGGACGGGGTCGGCGCTCCCGGGGGCAGGGCGCCGAGGCCCCCGAGCAGACCGGTCAGGGCGAGCCGGACGGCGAGGAGGACGCCCAGGCGGTCGAGACGCCCGAGGCCGAGCCGACCTCGTCCACACGTCGGCGGCGACGGCGCTCCCGGTCCCGTTCCGACGCCCGGGAGGCGCGTCGGGACGTGCGTGACGAGGTGACCGCCCTGAAGGGATCCACCCGCCTGGAGGCCAAGCGCCAGCGCCGCCGGGAGGGGCGGGCCGCGGGACGGCACCGGCCCATCGTCACCGAGGCCGAGTTCCTGGCCCGGCGCGAGTCCGTGGACCGGCAGATGATCGTCCGGGAGGTCGACGGCCTCAACCAGATCGCCGTGCTGGAGGACGGCCTCCTGGTGGAGCACTACGTGGCGCGGCGCACCCAGTCCTCCATGGTGGGCAACGTCTACGTCGGGCGGGTCCAGAACGTCCTGCCCTCCATGGAGGCCGCCTTCGTGGACCTGGGCAAGGGGCGCAACGCCGTCCTGTACGCCGGCGAGGTCAACTGGGACGCCGCCGGCATGGAGGGCAGGCCGCGCCGTATCGAGGACGCCCTCTCCAGCGGCGACCCCGTCCTGGTGCAGGTCACCAAGGACCCGATCGGGCACAAGGGCGCCCGCCTGACCAGCCAGGTCACCCTGGCGGGCCGCTACCTGGTGCTGGTGCCCGGGGGCACCATGACCGGCATCTCCCGCAAGCTCCCCGACACCGAGAGGGCGCGCCTGAAGAAGATCCTCAAGAAGGTCGTCCCCGACGACGCCGGCGTCATTGTGCGCACCGCCGCCGAGGGCGCCAGCGAGGAGCAGCTGGGGGCCGACGTCGAGCGGCTCCTCAAGCAGTGGAGGACCATTGACAAGAGGTCCCAGTCCATCTTCAGGGGCTCCGCCAAGGCGCCGGCCCTCCTCAAGGGCGAGCCCGAGCTGGCCCTGCGCGTGGTGCGTGACGTCTTCAACGAGGACTTCCGCAAGCTCATCGTCTCCGGCCCGGAGGCCTGGCGCACCATTAGCGAGTACGTCTCCGACCTCAGCCCGGACCTGGTGGAGCGTCTCGAGCACTGGGTGGATCCCGAGGACGTCTTCACCGCCCACCGCATTGACGAGCAGCTCGCCAAGGGCTTCGACCGCAAGGTGTGGCTGCCCAGCGGCGGGACCCTGGTCATTGACCGCACCGAGGCCATGACGGTCATCGACGTCAACACCGGCCGCTTCACGGGGGCCGGGGGCACCCTGGAGGAGACCGTCACCCGCAACAACCTGGAGGCCGCCGAGGAGATCGTGCGCCAGCTGAGGCTGCGCGACATCGGCGGCATGGTGGTCATCGACTTCGTGGACATGGTCCTGGAGTCCAACCGGGACCTGGTCCTGCGCCGGCTGGTGGAGTGCCTGGGCCGGGACCGCACCCGCCACCAGGTCACCGAGGTCACGTCCCTGGGCCTGGTCCAGATGACCCGCAAGCGGGTGGGTCAGGGGCTCGTGGAGGCCTTCTCCACCCCGTGCGAGTGCTGCGGCGGCCGGGGCTTTATCGTCCACGACGCCCCGGTGGAGAACCAGCAGGTGGACATGTCCGCCTCGGCCTCGCGCTCCGCCGAGCGGCGCGGCCGCCGGTCCCGCTCCGAGGGCCCCAGGAAGACCAAGGGCGCCGCCAAGGCGGCCAGGAAGGCCGCCAAGGAGGAGGCCCCCAGGAAGGATGCCGAGGACGCCGGTGACACGCCGGGGCAGGCGGAGGCCGCGTCGGCCCCCGAGCACGACGAGGCCCGTGCCGCCGTGCGTGGCGCCCTGGCCCAGATCGCCGCCGCCGCTGAGCACGCCCACGAGGCCAAGGAGGACCCGGACGCCTGA
- a CDS encoding cytochrome ubiquinol oxidase subunit I — MVHVPLALDSLDLARWQFGITTVYHFFLVPLTIGLAPLVAAMESLWLRTRNPQWLTATKFFGKLFLINFALGVATGIVQEFQFGMNWSEYSRFVGNIFGAPLAFEALLAFFMESTFLGLWLFGWDRLSPRLHNACIWMVALGVNFSALFILAANSWMQHPVGAVVNPTTGRAELDGVGGFVEILTSELTWVTFGHVVTTAFLVAGTVIMGVSVWWMVKASRAGQEVEARSLWRRTARLGAWVMLVAGVLVAGTGHVQGQLVAREQPAKMAAAEALCETTAGAGFSAMAFGSCEDGVVHLIEVPGVYSFMATNDPGATMPGLSDLQDSYARAYGATDTAGNPVDYTPDVMVTFWSFRMMIGLGTVSVGVGAVILWLSRRDRLITARPWARVALWTMPLPFIAASFGWIFTEMGRQPWVVVPNLADPTSMVHMLTADGVSRVVSSATVLASMVVFTLLYAGLGVVWLLLFRRYVREGVRTPVRKDDGEVAPGLSFAY; from the coding sequence ATGGTCCACGTACCCCTGGCGCTGGACTCCCTCGACCTGGCTCGATGGCAGTTCGGCATCACGACCGTCTACCACTTCTTCCTCGTCCCCCTGACCATCGGCCTGGCCCCCCTGGTGGCGGCCATGGAGAGCCTGTGGCTGCGCACGAGGAACCCGCAGTGGCTCACGGCGACCAAGTTCTTCGGCAAGCTCTTCCTCATCAACTTCGCCCTGGGGGTGGCCACCGGCATCGTCCAGGAGTTCCAGTTCGGCATGAACTGGTCGGAGTACTCCCGCTTCGTGGGCAACATCTTCGGTGCGCCGCTGGCCTTCGAGGCGCTCCTGGCTTTCTTCATGGAGTCCACCTTCCTGGGCCTGTGGCTCTTCGGCTGGGACCGCCTCTCCCCCCGGCTCCACAACGCTTGCATCTGGATGGTGGCCCTGGGCGTGAACTTCTCCGCCCTGTTCATCCTGGCCGCCAACTCCTGGATGCAGCACCCCGTGGGAGCCGTCGTCAACCCCACCACCGGGCGTGCCGAGCTCGACGGCGTGGGCGGGTTCGTCGAGATCCTCACCTCCGAGCTGACCTGGGTCACCTTCGGGCACGTGGTCACCACCGCCTTCCTCGTGGCCGGCACCGTCATTATGGGCGTGTCGGTGTGGTGGATGGTCAAGGCCTCCCGCGCCGGGCAGGAGGTCGAGGCCCGGTCCCTGTGGCGGCGTACCGCCCGCCTGGGCGCCTGGGTCATGCTGGTGGCCGGGGTCCTGGTGGCGGGTACCGGGCACGTGCAGGGGCAGCTCGTGGCCAGGGAGCAGCCCGCCAAGATGGCCGCCGCCGAGGCCCTGTGCGAGACCACGGCGGGGGCGGGCTTCTCCGCCATGGCCTTCGGCAGCTGCGAGGACGGCGTCGTCCACCTCATTGAGGTCCCCGGCGTCTACTCCTTCATGGCCACCAACGACCCGGGCGCCACCATGCCCGGCCTGAGCGACCTCCAGGACAGCTACGCCAGGGCCTACGGTGCCACCGACACCGCCGGGAACCCCGTTGACTACACCCCTGACGTCATGGTCACCTTCTGGTCCTTCCGCATGATGATCGGCCTGGGCACGGTGTCCGTGGGGGTGGGGGCGGTTATCCTGTGGCTCAGCCGCAGGGACCGTCTCATCACCGCCAGGCCGTGGGCCCGGGTGGCGCTGTGGACCATGCCGCTGCCATTCATAGCCGCCTCCTTCGGGTGGATCTTCACCGAGATGGGACGCCAGCCCTGGGTGGTCGTCCCCAACCTGGCCGACCCCACCTCCATGGTCCACATGCTCACCGCCGACGGCGTCTCCAGGGTGGTCTCCTCAGCCACCGTCCTGGCCTCGATGGTCGTCTTCACCCTCCTGTACGCGGGCCTGGGCGTCGTCTGGCTGCTCCTCTTCCGCCGCTACGTCCGTGAGGGCGTACGCACCCCCGTGAGGAAGGACGACGGCGAGGTCGCCCCCGGCCTGTCCTTCGCCTACTGA